The proteins below come from a single Nocardioides eburneiflavus genomic window:
- the argS gene encoding arginine--tRNA ligase yields MPSASATLAPVVSAAIEEAFGPEHRDADPVLRPSQFADLQSNAALALAKGLGMPPREVAQRIVEAPSVRALAGDVCESIEISGPGFINLTLGGSWLGSAAEALAADARTGVPRESPERVVIDYSAPNVAKEMHVGHLRTTVVGDALARVLEHLGHTVVRQNHIGDWGTPFGMLIEHLLDVGEGSAEALLVETDPNTFYQAARRNFDDEPGFAVRARARVVALQGGDPDTLRLWGELVDLSKHYFNAIYSRLGVSLTDADLAGESTYNADLPRVCDELVEAGIATVSDGALCVFLDGFTGREGKPLPLIIRKSDGGYGYGTTDLATVRRRVRDLEADRMLYVIGAPQALHLQMVWATARRAGWLPEDVRPVHVRIGNVLDPDRKILKTRSGAPLRLMALLDEAVATARGALDEDRPGLCEDERATLAPQVGIGAVKYADLSVAHDSGYVFDLDRMVALHGNTSRYLQYAVARTRSVLRKAGAAPAEGPVVVTEPEERALVLSLLDFGDVVGEVGRELEPHRLCTYLFELAQTFSVFYEQCPILVAEPPARASRLVLTRLTGDVLARGLHLLGIETPETM; encoded by the coding sequence ATGCCGTCCGCGTCCGCCACTCTCGCGCCCGTCGTCTCCGCAGCGATCGAGGAGGCCTTCGGCCCGGAGCACCGCGACGCCGACCCGGTCCTGCGACCGAGCCAGTTCGCCGACCTCCAGTCCAACGCGGCCCTCGCCCTGGCCAAGGGGCTCGGGATGCCGCCACGCGAGGTGGCCCAGCGGATCGTCGAGGCACCGTCGGTCCGGGCACTGGCCGGCGACGTGTGCGAGTCGATCGAGATCAGCGGACCGGGCTTCATCAACCTGACGCTGGGCGGGAGCTGGCTCGGCTCCGCCGCCGAGGCGCTGGCGGCGGATGCCCGTACGGGGGTGCCGCGAGAGAGCCCGGAGCGGGTCGTCATCGACTACTCCGCGCCCAACGTGGCCAAGGAGATGCACGTCGGGCACCTGCGCACCACCGTCGTGGGCGACGCCCTCGCGCGGGTGCTCGAGCACCTCGGCCACACCGTCGTCCGGCAGAACCACATCGGCGACTGGGGCACACCCTTCGGCATGCTCATCGAGCACCTCCTCGACGTCGGCGAGGGCTCCGCCGAGGCGTTGCTGGTCGAGACCGACCCGAACACCTTCTACCAGGCGGCCCGACGGAACTTCGACGACGAACCCGGGTTCGCCGTCCGCGCCCGGGCCCGCGTCGTCGCGCTCCAGGGCGGCGACCCCGACACCCTGCGGCTGTGGGGCGAGCTGGTCGACCTGTCGAAGCACTACTTCAACGCGATCTACTCCCGGCTCGGGGTGAGCCTGACCGACGCCGACCTCGCGGGCGAGTCGACCTACAACGCGGACCTGCCGCGGGTCTGCGACGAGCTCGTCGAGGCCGGCATCGCCACCGTCAGCGACGGCGCGCTGTGCGTGTTCCTCGACGGCTTCACCGGCCGCGAGGGCAAGCCGCTCCCCCTCATCATCCGCAAGTCGGACGGCGGCTACGGCTACGGCACCACCGACCTCGCCACCGTGCGTCGCCGGGTGCGCGACCTCGAGGCCGACCGGATGCTCTACGTGATCGGCGCGCCCCAGGCGCTGCACCTGCAGATGGTGTGGGCGACCGCACGCCGCGCGGGCTGGCTGCCGGAGGACGTACGCCCGGTGCACGTGCGGATCGGCAACGTCCTCGACCCGGACCGCAAGATCCTCAAGACCCGCTCCGGCGCGCCGCTCCGCCTGATGGCCCTGCTCGACGAGGCCGTCGCCACCGCCCGCGGCGCGCTGGACGAGGACCGTCCCGGGCTCTGCGAGGACGAGCGCGCGACGCTGGCGCCGCAGGTGGGGATCGGGGCGGTCAAGTACGCCGACCTCTCCGTGGCCCACGACAGCGGGTACGTCTTCGACCTCGACCGGATGGTGGCCCTCCACGGCAACACCAGCCGCTACCTGCAGTACGCCGTGGCCCGCACGCGGTCGGTGCTCCGGAAGGCGGGGGCGGCCCCCGCCGAGGGGCCGGTCGTGGTCACCGAGCCCGAGGAGCGGGCGCTGGTGCTGTCGCTCCTCGACTTCGGCGACGTCGTCGGCGAGGTCGGCCGCGAGCTCGAGCCGCACCGGCTGTGCACCTACCTGTTCGAGCTGGCACAGACGTTCTCGGTGTTCTACGAGCAGTGCCCGATCCTCGTGGCCGAGCCGCCGGCGCGGGCCTCACGCCTGGTGCTGACCCGGCTCACCGGTGACGTGCTGGCCCGGGGCCTGCACCTGCTCGGGATCGAGACGCCCGAGACGATGTGA
- a CDS encoding DNA-3-methyladenine glycosylase family protein, with product MAATSAPSAGRTRTWVPGWPCAPAQVLRPQRRGAGDPTQRHLDDGRIWRAMRTPTGPASLCVQPRPSAGEVVGRAWGLGAEWALDRMPALLGADDDPTGFEPHHHAEVADGWRAHQHWRIGRTGLVMESLVPSILEQKVTGKQAFGSFRELVRRHGEPAPGPVAPLGLMLQPTPATIAAIPSWEWLRLGVQPAQSRTVVTACRLAPSLERVAEVAADEADRRLRSVRGIGVWTSAEVRQRALGDADAVSFGDYHLANWVGWALVGHDITDDQMAVLLEPYRPHRGRAASMAIAGGRSRPRRGPRMSIPTHLPTR from the coding sequence ATGGCCGCCACGTCCGCCCCGTCCGCCGGGCGCACCCGCACCTGGGTGCCCGGCTGGCCGTGCGCGCCCGCACAGGTGCTGCGCCCCCAGCGGCGCGGTGCCGGGGACCCGACGCAGCGACACCTCGACGACGGCCGCATCTGGCGTGCCATGCGTACGCCCACCGGGCCGGCGTCGTTGTGCGTGCAGCCGCGACCGTCGGCGGGGGAGGTCGTCGGACGTGCCTGGGGGCTGGGAGCGGAGTGGGCGCTCGACCGGATGCCTGCGCTGCTCGGCGCCGACGACGACCCCACCGGCTTCGAGCCGCACCACCACGCCGAGGTCGCCGACGGCTGGCGCGCCCACCAGCACTGGCGCATCGGTCGCACCGGCCTGGTGATGGAGTCGCTGGTGCCGTCGATCCTCGAGCAGAAGGTGACCGGCAAGCAGGCGTTCGGCTCGTTCCGCGAGCTCGTACGCCGCCACGGCGAGCCGGCTCCCGGGCCGGTGGCGCCGCTGGGGCTGATGCTCCAGCCCACGCCCGCCACGATCGCCGCGATCCCGTCGTGGGAGTGGCTGCGCCTCGGCGTGCAGCCGGCCCAGTCGCGCACGGTCGTCACCGCGTGCCGCCTCGCACCGTCGCTGGAACGGGTCGCGGAGGTGGCCGCCGACGAGGCCGACCGGCGGCTCCGGTCGGTCCGGGGGATCGGGGTGTGGACCAGCGCCGAGGTCCGCCAGCGCGCGCTCGGCGACGCCGACGCGGTCAGCTTCGGCGACTACCACCTCGCCAACTGGGTCGGCTGGGCGCTCGTCGGCCACGACATCACCGACGACCAGATGGCGGTGCTGCTCGAGCCCTATCGGCCGCACCGCGGGAGGGCTGCGTCGATGGCGATCGCCGGTGGCCGGTCGCGCCCGCGTCGGGGGCCGCGGATGAGCATCCCGACGCACCTGCCCACCCGCTGA
- a CDS encoding resuscitation-promoting factor, with protein MRATTTPVQSARSIRPRGAVAGLAAAALALALVPGSAAADEPRQAVAVRVKVADQPPVDVATVPRVWPGKLLEAQGVPVDGNDLVDVVRDGREVSGKRKRLRQGDVVRVTDVVKERRTKRTKVRRGTVEVPTTKLEPGKRKVVREGRPGVRKVVAVKTLHNGEPAKYRVVKRKLVKDPRPRRVLVGRKPYAVAGTAGLNWGALADCESGGNPRAVNPAGYYGLYQFDVSTWRSVGGSGLPTAASAGEQTYRAKLLYKQRGRSPWPNCGRLL; from the coding sequence GTGCGTGCCACCACCACACCCGTCCAGTCCGCCCGCTCCATCCGACCGCGCGGAGCCGTCGCCGGCCTCGCCGCGGCTGCGCTCGCCCTGGCCCTCGTCCCCGGCAGCGCCGCGGCCGACGAGCCGCGCCAGGCCGTCGCCGTACGCGTCAAGGTGGCCGACCAGCCGCCGGTCGACGTGGCGACCGTCCCGCGCGTGTGGCCCGGGAAGCTGCTCGAGGCGCAGGGCGTCCCGGTGGACGGCAACGACCTGGTCGACGTCGTGCGCGACGGCCGCGAGGTCTCCGGCAAGCGCAAGCGCCTGCGGCAGGGCGACGTCGTCCGCGTCACGGACGTGGTCAAGGAGCGCAGGACGAAGCGCACCAAGGTCCGCCGCGGCACCGTCGAGGTGCCGACGACCAAGCTCGAGCCCGGCAAGCGCAAGGTCGTTCGCGAGGGCCGGCCCGGTGTCCGCAAGGTCGTCGCCGTCAAGACGCTCCACAACGGCGAGCCCGCGAAGTACCGCGTCGTCAAGCGCAAGCTCGTCAAGGACCCGCGCCCGCGCCGCGTGCTCGTGGGCCGCAAGCCGTACGCCGTCGCCGGCACCGCCGGTCTCAACTGGGGCGCGCTGGCCGACTGCGAGTCCGGCGGCAATCCCCGCGCGGTCAACCCGGCCGGCTACTACGGGCTCTACCAGTTCGACGTCAGCACCTGGCGCAGCGTGGGTGGCTCCGGCCTCCCCACCGCCGCCTCGGCCGGCGAGCAGACCTACCGCGCGAAGCTGCTGTACAAGCAGCGCGGCCGCTCCCCGTGGCCGAACTGCGGTCGCCTGCTCTGA
- a CDS encoding FAD-dependent oxidoreductase codes for MGDTDPVLLLATTDETSRDVLQSELRRRYGGDYEVVVCADYVHARAVLEGLRRWDRQVALVIACYGPDDRGGLDFLRRAYSLHPSAKRAVAGIWGDFASTTDVFAAIGHGHAELVLLRPERPRDEEFHGAVTDTLDDWHLAQGIGFEAVRMIGEQRDERTHALRDQFGRNHIPVGFHQAGTESANRLLAGLGLTDPELPVLQLAFTTPPTTLVAPTDLEIADAFGLMRPLATDHVYDVVVIGAGPSGLAAAVYASSEGLSTMVVEQHAVGGQAGTSSLIRNYPGFARGVSGAHLAYRSFQQAWAFGSEYLFLREVQGLGTDGGLRTVSMSDGSVVRTRSVVIATGVDYRMLDVPSLERLVGRGVFYGAAVSEAPSMAGAEVYVVGGGNSAGQAALHLARYAREVTLLVRGPSLAASMSEYLIAQLEATRNVAIRYRTAVLDGREVDGCLAGLTLGRPAGGDPHGEGAAEDVSASGLFVLIGSVPRTSWLPAEVARDEAGFIRTGQDGRLLLETTMEGVFAVGDVRSGSIKRVATAVGDGATVIALLHGYLAAHPAPSA; via the coding sequence ATGGGCGACACGGACCCCGTCCTGCTGCTGGCGACCACCGACGAGACGTCGCGGGACGTCCTCCAGTCGGAGCTGCGCCGCAGGTACGGAGGCGACTACGAGGTGGTCGTGTGCGCCGACTACGTCCACGCACGCGCCGTCCTCGAGGGCCTGCGGCGGTGGGACCGGCAGGTGGCCCTCGTGATCGCCTGCTACGGACCCGACGACCGAGGCGGCCTCGACTTCCTGCGGCGCGCGTACTCGCTGCACCCCTCGGCGAAGCGTGCCGTCGCCGGCATCTGGGGCGACTTCGCCAGCACGACGGACGTGTTCGCGGCCATCGGCCACGGCCATGCCGAGCTCGTGCTGCTCCGGCCGGAGAGGCCGCGCGACGAGGAGTTCCACGGCGCCGTCACCGACACCCTGGACGACTGGCACCTGGCCCAGGGCATCGGGTTCGAGGCCGTACGGATGATCGGCGAGCAGCGCGACGAGCGCACCCACGCGCTGCGTGACCAGTTCGGTCGCAACCACATCCCGGTCGGCTTCCACCAGGCCGGCACGGAGTCGGCCAACCGGCTGCTCGCCGGGCTCGGCCTCACCGATCCGGAGCTGCCGGTGCTCCAGCTCGCCTTCACCACGCCACCCACGACGCTGGTCGCGCCGACCGACCTCGAGATCGCCGACGCCTTCGGGCTGATGCGCCCGTTGGCGACGGACCACGTCTACGACGTCGTGGTGATCGGTGCCGGCCCCAGCGGGTTGGCGGCGGCGGTCTACGCCTCCTCCGAGGGGCTCTCGACGATGGTGGTGGAGCAGCACGCGGTCGGCGGCCAGGCGGGCACCTCGTCGCTGATCCGCAACTACCCGGGGTTCGCCCGCGGGGTCAGCGGCGCCCACCTGGCCTACCGGTCGTTCCAGCAGGCCTGGGCCTTCGGGAGCGAGTACCTGTTCCTGCGCGAGGTGCAGGGACTGGGCACCGACGGCGGCCTGCGCACGGTCTCGATGTCCGACGGCAGCGTGGTCCGCACCCGCAGCGTCGTCATCGCCACGGGCGTCGACTACCGCATGCTCGACGTGCCCTCCCTCGAGCGGCTCGTGGGGCGAGGAGTCTTCTACGGCGCTGCGGTGTCCGAGGCGCCGTCGATGGCCGGGGCGGAGGTGTACGTCGTGGGCGGGGGCAACTCGGCCGGTCAGGCGGCCCTGCACCTGGCCCGCTACGCCCGCGAGGTGACGCTCCTGGTGCGCGGGCCGTCGCTCGCCGCGAGCATGTCCGAGTACCTGATCGCCCAGCTCGAGGCCACCCGCAACGTCGCCATCCGCTACCGCACGGCCGTCCTGGACGGTCGGGAGGTGGACGGGTGCCTGGCCGGCCTGACCCTGGGCCGTCCGGCAGGGGGCGACCCACACGGCGAGGGAGCCGCCGAGGACGTGTCAGCGAGTGGTCTCTTCGTGCTCATCGGGTCAGTGCCGCGCACGTCGTGGCTGCCTGCCGAGGTCGCCCGGGACGAGGCCGGCTTCATCCGCACCGGTCAGGACGGTCGGCTGCTGCTGGAGACCACCATGGAAGGCGTCTTCGCGGTCGGAGACGTCCGCTCGGGCTCGATCAAGCGGGTCGCGACGGCGGTGGGTGACGGCGCCACCGTCATCGCCCTGCTCCACGGCTACCTCGCCGCCCATCCGGCCCCCTCCGCATGA
- a CDS encoding App1 family protein produces the protein MDVRRVVVAAERAWDGARLRRARSRQPEHFRIEAYVGHGGRAGVVVRGRVLDNPLASEAEDGEGVGAAVRRTLGHFLTNDLPGVPLTVTVAGTTVEAVTDAEGYFLVRVHTEPGALESPWTRGTVELRGDYRGLSGPHTTPVDVRVPAAGARFGILSDVDDTILQTGVQRVGRMILQTLTGSSLTRTPFPGAVELYQDLAAGVNPVFYVSSSPWNLHDFLLGFLRHRGFPLGPVLLRDLLGTWAGREQKHDRIREVLEVHPDLRFVLLGDSGEHDPAIYADIVREHPGRVLAVYIREVRLDPGDGRVEEVSDAWGSDVPFVLAADSDAVRRHARGLGLL, from the coding sequence ATGGACGTTCGCCGGGTGGTCGTCGCAGCCGAGCGCGCATGGGACGGGGCCCGCCTGCGCCGGGCACGCTCCCGGCAGCCCGAGCACTTCCGGATCGAGGCCTACGTCGGCCACGGCGGCCGTGCCGGGGTGGTCGTTCGCGGACGTGTCCTCGACAACCCCCTCGCGTCCGAGGCCGAGGACGGGGAGGGCGTGGGTGCCGCTGTCCGCCGCACGCTCGGGCACTTCCTGACCAACGACCTGCCCGGGGTGCCGCTGACGGTCACCGTGGCCGGCACCACGGTCGAGGCCGTGACCGACGCGGAGGGCTACTTCCTGGTCCGGGTGCACACCGAGCCGGGCGCCCTCGAGAGCCCGTGGACCCGTGGCACCGTCGAGCTGCGCGGCGACTACCGCGGGCTGTCCGGCCCGCACACGACGCCCGTGGACGTCCGCGTGCCGGCTGCGGGCGCGCGGTTCGGGATCCTCTCGGACGTCGACGACACCATCCTGCAGACCGGCGTCCAGCGGGTCGGCCGGATGATCCTCCAGACCCTCACCGGCTCCTCGCTCACCCGCACCCCGTTCCCCGGGGCGGTCGAGCTCTACCAGGACCTCGCCGCGGGCGTGAACCCGGTCTTCTACGTCTCGTCGAGCCCGTGGAACCTGCACGACTTCCTCCTCGGGTTCCTCCGCCACCGCGGCTTCCCGCTCGGGCCCGTCCTGCTGCGCGACCTCCTCGGCACCTGGGCGGGCCGTGAGCAGAAGCACGACCGCATCCGCGAGGTCCTCGAGGTCCACCCGGACCTGCGCTTCGTCCTGCTCGGCGACTCCGGCGAGCACGACCCGGCGATCTACGCCGACATCGTGCGCGAGCACCCCGGACGCGTCCTGGCCGTCTACATCCGGGAGGTGCGCCTCGACCCGGGCGACGGCCGCGTGGAGGAGGTCTCCGACGCGTGGGGCTCGGACGTGCCGTTCGTGTTGGCGGCCGACTCCGATGCCGTACGCCGGCACGCGCGCGGCCTCGGGCTGCTCTGA
- the kynA gene encoding tryptophan 2,3-dioxygenase has translation MSEGMGGTPNKRDLEDTIQKDFSRSMSYGDYLRLDVLLSAQQPLSDPPQHDELLFIVQHQTSELWLKLMVHELRSARALLRTDDLSPALKRMARIKHIQHTLTDQWSVLATLTPSEYAEIRPFLATSSGFQSAQYREVEFLLGNKNADMVDVFSHDETARTTLTELLHEPSLYDEFLAHLSRQGYAVPQRLLERDWSQPHTTDPELVDLFASVYAAPAEHWGVYETCEELVDVEDAFQQWRFRHLQVVQRVIGHKVGTGGSSGVDFLRRALSLTFFPELYEVRTRIGQ, from the coding sequence ATGTCAGAAGGAATGGGCGGGACACCGAACAAGCGCGACCTCGAGGACACCATCCAGAAGGACTTCTCGAGGTCCATGTCCTACGGCGACTACCTGCGCCTCGACGTGCTGCTCTCGGCCCAGCAGCCCCTGTCCGACCCGCCGCAGCACGACGAGCTGCTCTTCATCGTGCAGCACCAGACGAGCGAGCTGTGGCTCAAGCTGATGGTCCATGAGCTGCGCTCGGCCCGGGCGCTGCTGCGCACCGACGACCTCTCCCCCGCACTGAAGCGGATGGCGCGCATCAAGCACATCCAGCACACCCTGACCGACCAGTGGTCGGTCCTCGCGACGCTCACGCCCAGCGAGTACGCCGAGATCCGGCCGTTCCTGGCGACCAGCTCGGGCTTCCAGTCCGCGCAGTACCGCGAGGTCGAGTTCCTCCTGGGCAACAAGAACGCCGACATGGTCGACGTCTTCTCCCACGACGAGACCGCCCGCACCACCCTCACGGAGCTGCTCCACGAGCCGTCGCTCTACGACGAGTTCCTCGCCCACCTCTCCCGCCAGGGGTACGCCGTCCCGCAGCGGCTGCTGGAGCGCGACTGGTCGCAGCCGCACACCACCGACCCCGAGCTCGTGGACCTCTTCGCGTCCGTCTACGCCGCGCCCGCCGAGCACTGGGGCGTCTACGAGACGTGCGAGGAGCTCGTGGACGTCGAGGACGCCTTCCAGCAGTGGCGCTTCCGCCACCTCCAGGTCGTGCAGCGGGTCATCGGCCACAAGGTGGGCACCGGCGGGTCGTCCGGGGTGGACTTCCTGCGGCGGGCGTTGAGCCTGACCTTCTTCCCCGAGCTCTACGAGGTGCGCACGCGCATCGGGCAGTAG
- a CDS encoding SRPBCC family protein, whose protein sequence is MPNHGPRARRAVLLLATAVGGALVVTRYRAWHLRWGATSAEVAGAMPGDELLTRADFVATRAISIAAPPERVWPWIVQVGFRRAGFYSYDLLDNLGRSSADAVLDDFQHPAVGDLAAPMSSGDDDRTSFRVASIEEPRSLVWHKPDSTWAWRLTPDDAGGTRLVTRLKARYGPGPFWPITVLLMEIGDFPMMRRMLLGIAERAERPV, encoded by the coding sequence TCCTCCTCGCCACAGCGGTCGGCGGGGCGCTCGTCGTGACCAGGTACCGGGCATGGCACCTGCGCTGGGGCGCGACCTCGGCCGAGGTCGCCGGGGCGATGCCCGGCGACGAGCTGCTGACGAGGGCGGACTTCGTCGCGACGCGGGCGATCTCCATCGCTGCGCCCCCCGAGCGGGTGTGGCCGTGGATCGTCCAGGTCGGCTTCCGGCGAGCCGGCTTCTACTCCTACGACCTGCTGGACAACCTCGGCCGGTCGAGCGCCGACGCTGTCCTCGACGACTTCCAGCACCCCGCAGTCGGCGACCTCGCTGCCCCCATGTCCTCCGGCGACGACGACCGCACCTCCTTCCGAGTGGCGAGCATCGAGGAGCCCCGGTCACTGGTGTGGCACAAGCCGGACTCGACCTGGGCCTGGCGACTCACCCCGGATGATGCCGGCGGGACGCGACTGGTGACCCGGTTGAAGGCGCGCTACGGCCCTGGGCCGTTCTGGCCGATCACCGTGCTCCTCATGGAGATCGGGGACTTCCCCATGATGCGCCGCATGCTCCTGGGCATCGCCGAGAGGGCCGAACGTCCGGTCTGA